The sequence GGTAAATGTCGATAAGCAGCTTGTCTTTTGACTCAAAATGCAAATAAAAAGCACCTTTTGAGATTCCAGCCTCAGATGCGATTTCTTGAATAGACGTTGAAAAGTAGCCTTTTTTGGCAAATAAGTGAATCGCCGTTTCGATAATTGTTGTTTTTTTCTCGTTCATCCTATTCCCATCCTCTCGGAGTTGCCATTATCGTAACAGATTAGATGGCCACAAAGCAATCAAAAATGACTACTCAGTCATAAAAGGAGAATTTCAGCTGTGTTTCTGTAAATTTTTTTGTGTAAAATTGTTGGCACAGTTGTATTTTGACGTTTAATCAACTAAGATTAAGTGTATAAAATTGACCGGTCAGTCATGACGCGACTGCGACATTTAGGAGGGGGAACATGAAACGAAAATATACATTGCTTATCGACGGCCTCTGGACGAATCAAGCCACTACATATGTACGAGAAATAACGACAACACGACCTTATTCTTTAGAAGAAATTGTTTCACGTCTAAAATCAATCGGTGTCGACGCATCTGTTTGTGAAAGGCCGTTATAGGATAAGGAAGTGCAATTAGAGAGAAGGGGAGAATACGCTACATGAAATCGATTATTCAGTTTTCGATGAATAATAAGTTTGCCGTCTGGCTGTTGACGGTTATGCTCATTGTCTTCGGTTTGTATGCAGGGATGACAATGAACAGGGAAGTGATACCGGACATTGATGCACCAGTTGTTACGATATCAGGCGCTTATCCTGGCGCTACGCCAGAAGAAGTTGCCAATGAGGTATCGATCCCGATTGAACAAGCCGTAGAAAATTTGGACGGCGTATCGGCCGTGAACTCGTCTTCTTTTGAAAACTTCGCTTCGATTCAAATTGAGTATGAATTTAGCAAGGAAATGGATGAGGCTGAAACAGAGGCAAAAGAGGCGATTGAGCAACTTGAATTTGCAGATGGGGTTGAAGAACCAACTGTATCCCGTATTAACTTCGGTGCTTTTCCTATTTTAACGTTGAGCGTTTCTGAGGAAGGCGCATCGTTGACGGAGCTAACTGAGCGTGTTGAGCAAGACATCATTCCTGAGCTAGAGGGTTTGCCTGGAATTGAATCTGTAACCGCTGCAGGCCAAGAAACAAAAGAAGTGCAGATTACTTTTGAGGAAGAGGCGCTTACCGAACATGGCCTAGACGCAGAAACCGTTACACAATTGTTGGAAGCATCATCGATGCGATTCCCGTTAGGGCTTTATACATTTTCAGGTGAAGAACAGTCCGTTGTCATCGACGGCAAAGTGACTACACTTGATGATTTGCGGAATTTGCAGCTTCCGTCCATCCCTGCCGGTGGTGGTTCTCCGGAAATGGGACAATTGCCTGAAGGCGGCATGCCTGAAGGTGAAATGCCACAAATGCCAGAGGGCGAAATGCCTGACGGAAGCGGGCCGATTGAAGGGCAGCAAGGCATGGAAGGCGGAGAACTGTCTGGAGAAATGCCTGAGCTTGCGCTTGAAACGGTTGCGCTTGAAGATGTAGCTGACATTGAAGTTGTCAATGAGTCGAATTCGATTTCAAGAACGAACGGCCAAACGGCAATTGGAATCGAAATCGTCAAAGCTGGGGATGCCAACACAGTCGCAGTAGCGGACGAAGTTAAAGAAGCAATTGCTTCTTTTGAAGAAGACGGATTGTCGCTATCAATTACAACAGACCAAGCGGAACCGATTGAAGAATCCGTTGCGACTATGGTGAACAAAGCGCTGTTTGGCGCGCTGTTTGCAGTCGCCATCATTCTGTTGTTTTTGCGGAATATCCGTACGACAGTGATTTCCGTTATCTCCATTCCAGTTTCGCTATTTATCGCTTTAATCGTGCTTCAGCAGTTGGATATTACTTTAAATATCATGACTCTTGGTGCGATGACCGTTGCCATTGGTCGGGTTATTGATGACTCCATTGTTGTCGTCGAAAATATTTTTAGGCGTATGGGCTCAAAAGAAGAAAAGCTGTCTGGCCGTGCATTGATCCAAGATGCAACAAAAGAAGTGTTTAAGCCAATTCTATCCTCCACGATTGTGACAGCGGTTGTGTTCCTGCCGCTCGGGCTTGTCGAAGGAATGGTTGGAGAGTTGTTCCTTCCGTTTGGCTTAACGGTGATTTTCGCTTTATTTGCCTCTTTGCTTGTTGCTATTACTGTTGTGCCGATGATGGCAAATTCGCTCTTTAAAAATGGCGCACCTGAAAAACATAAAAAGCAAGAAGAAAAGCCAGGGAAGTTGGCATCTGGCTACCGGCGTCTACTGGAAGCGGCTCTTAACCATAAAATCATCACTTCGCTTATCGCTGTTGCCCTGTTAGTAGGCAGCTTGTTCCTTACACCTTTTGTCGGTGTAAGCTTTCTGCCAGAGGAAGAAGAGAAGCTTGTTTTTGCCACTTATTCGCCTAATGCAGGGACAACGTTTGAAGATGCAGAAAACGACGTCAATGCAGCCGAGGAAGTGCTCCTTGACAGAGAGGGAATTGACGTATTCCAACTTTCCCTTGGGGCGCAAAGCTCATCGATGGCCATGATGCAGGCAGGAGATAATTCGGCGATCTTCTACATTCAATATGAAGATGATTTTGAAGGCTTTACACAAGAAAAAGAAGCCGTTGTCGAGGCGTTAGAAGAAGTAACGGAAAACGGCACATGGACTGGGCAAGACATTGCGACTGGAGGCGTAGGGTCAAGTGAATTTTCGGTAACGGTGTTTGGCGATTCGGAAGAAGAC is a genomic window of Shouchella clausii containing:
- a CDS encoding efflux RND transporter permease subunit, with amino-acid sequence MKSIIQFSMNNKFAVWLLTVMLIVFGLYAGMTMNREVIPDIDAPVVTISGAYPGATPEEVANEVSIPIEQAVENLDGVSAVNSSSFENFASIQIEYEFSKEMDEAETEAKEAIEQLEFADGVEEPTVSRINFGAFPILTLSVSEEGASLTELTERVEQDIIPELEGLPGIESVTAAGQETKEVQITFEEEALTEHGLDAETVTQLLEASSMRFPLGLYTFSGEEQSVVIDGKVTTLDDLRNLQLPSIPAGGGSPEMGQLPEGGMPEGEMPQMPEGEMPDGSGPIEGQQGMEGGELSGEMPELALETVALEDVADIEVVNESNSISRTNGQTAIGIEIVKAGDANTVAVADEVKEAIASFEEDGLSLSITTDQAEPIEESVATMVNKALFGALFAVAIILLFLRNIRTTVISVISIPVSLFIALIVLQQLDITLNIMTLGAMTVAIGRVIDDSIVVVENIFRRMGSKEEKLSGRALIQDATKEVFKPILSSTIVTAVVFLPLGLVEGMVGELFLPFGLTVIFALFASLLVAITVVPMMANSLFKNGAPEKHKKQEEKPGKLASGYRRLLEAALNHKIITSLIAVALLVGSLFLTPFVGVSFLPEEEEKLVFATYSPNAGTTFEDAENDVNAAEEVLLDREGIDVFQLSLGAQSSSMAMMQAGDNSAIFYIQYEDDFEGFTQEKEAVVEALEEVTENGTWTGQDIATGGVGSSEFSVTVFGDSEEDIEPAVEDIKALLEEHDDLADPETSIADRYQEYTLKVDQERLSELGLTTAQLGMALYQVDDHNAVTTVEADGEELDVVIATNEEEYGSLEELTDVEVETQLGTQVAIADLVSVEEGTSSSTITRRDGQIYAEASAKILSDDVAGVSTTVLNEIEELEFPEGVDVQVGGVTADIEESFTQLGIAMLVAIAIVYFVLVVTFGGGLAPFAILFSLPFIVIGALVGLFVTGETISISVLIGILMLIGIVVTNAIVLIDRVIHKEKEGLSTRDALLEAGTVRLRPILMTALVTIGALIPLAIGAEGGGLISKGLGITVIGGLTSSTLLTLVIVPIVYELLMKMRGKLLRK